In Phormidium yuhuli AB48, one genomic interval encodes:
- a CDS encoding response regulator transcription factor — translation MRILLVDDEIELTRSLSQALEREGYQVDVAFTGGDGLNLAARHQYDLLVLDWMLPESSGLEVCRERRSQGDRTPVLFLTAKDTLDDRVLGLDAGADDYLVKPFELRELLARVRALLRRSPHFDATLESPPDSPPTPPTQRLRVGDLDLDLDNQLAYRQGRTIELSVKELRLLAYFMSHPGQLLSHQQIHEYLWDGDSPPSSNVLAASIRLLRRKLSISGETPLIHTVYGKGYRFGDGGF, via the coding sequence ATGCGTATTCTGTTGGTCGATGACGAAATTGAACTGACCCGGTCCTTGTCCCAAGCCTTGGAACGAGAAGGCTACCAGGTGGATGTGGCCTTTACGGGAGGCGACGGCCTCAACCTGGCGGCTCGACATCAGTATGATTTGTTGGTGTTGGATTGGATGCTCCCGGAATCTTCGGGGTTAGAGGTCTGTCGGGAACGGCGATCGCAGGGTGACCGCACCCCAGTCCTATTCCTAACCGCCAAAGATACCCTCGATGACCGCGTCTTAGGCCTCGATGCGGGGGCCGATGACTATCTCGTCAAACCCTTTGAACTGCGGGAACTCCTGGCGCGGGTGCGGGCCCTGCTGCGGCGATCGCCCCATTTTGACGCGACTCTGGAGAGTCCCCCAGACTCCCCCCCCACTCCCCCAACACAACGGTTACGAGTGGGAGATCTCGACCTAGATCTCGACAATCAACTGGCCTATCGCCAGGGACGCACCATTGAGCTATCCGTGAAAGAACTGCGACTGTTGGCCTATTTCATGAGCCATCCTGGACAATTACTGAGCCACCAACAAATCCACGAATATCTCTGGGATGGAGACAGTCCCCCTAGTAGTAATGTCCTAGCGGCCTCAATTCGCCTGCTACGGCGGAAACTCTCCATTTCCGGCGAAACTCCTCTTATCCATACGGTTTATGGGAAAGGCTACCGCTTTGGGGATGGTGGCTTCTGA
- a CDS encoding GAF domain-containing protein, whose amino-acid sequence MPEASCAFDEHPNEAFKDLAQLATYVCHTPVAAIVFSNGIRQGGSPELEVSSRSQYRCWMKAALGLSPEQFGLCIDLCEVTLERDRLTVIEDLSQEAPVCDRPFIKSYPHYRFYAGIPLVSPKGTTVGTLCVLDYEPRQLDLSQRKALATLSRQATRSLRVLRDFGTYFQRPAWQDLDYGVRANPFSKHPYKSPTPLLPSTPLSSSESKSPVSQEETPNGFSILETITEAFFAVDRQWRLLYINRRAEKLWNIQRNQVTDTNLWETFPDLIPSVFAEECHAAFETQSCRHFEEYYDPLGLWLEVRLHPEAQRLSIYFRDVTQYKKNETVLIEQSHLSILVSAVSSALAQSQTLDESLDRSLKALLDHLQARSAGIWLAQADDPDTTTFDRTDKPLTLVEHTTAGETLPELLFPKTTVLGASWLGWVAETREPYINNRLDRVAKDLALDVPFESPSLEHPLLDVERLGTWAQEYDIQGLVLYPLIVEERILGVLLICASHPWTEDAVSVLDWLSSTIGLSVDRAWAREALVNRRKSLLFRLAGQIRNSLDLDTILDTAVHEIRSLLQIDRCYYLWCSGEGESPLTLAVTHEACGKEIPSFLGESFMSQAERLVPKIWQLETVQLNDLTQADAETREFLEPLDVKAQLILPLGTRSGQFGAIACSHGSRRIWNDTEVELLQAVVDQLAIAIDQAELYAKTCAAALAAQTQARQLQEAMEHLKQTEAQLIQHEKMSSLGQMVAGIAHEINNPVNFITGNISHASTYIEDLLGLIDLYQRHIPNPPEEIEEEIEEIDLEFVEEDLPKLIDSMKMGAERIRQIVVSLRNFSRLDEADVKGVDIHEGIESTLLILHNRLKGKGELAPIRIIKYYGDLPKVNCFPGLLNQVFMNIIANAIDAVEDAGLRTPQSSETPTITICTETTCSGLTPETNTCTEPDSVTIRMRDNGPGIKSQMLEKLFDPFFTTKSVGKGTGLGLSIGYQIIVEKHRGRIWCESEPGKGTEFFIQIPLHQPEFDR is encoded by the coding sequence ATTTGGCCTCTGCATCGATTTATGTGAGGTGACCCTAGAGCGCGATCGCCTAACGGTCATCGAAGATCTCAGCCAAGAGGCTCCCGTTTGCGATCGCCCCTTCATCAAAAGCTATCCCCATTATCGTTTTTATGCTGGGATTCCCTTGGTTAGCCCCAAAGGCACCACGGTTGGGACCCTCTGTGTCCTAGATTATGAACCCCGGCAACTCGATTTGAGCCAGCGTAAAGCCCTTGCAACCCTCAGTCGGCAGGCCACACGGTCTTTGCGAGTGTTACGAGACTTTGGGACGTACTTTCAACGTCCCGCCTGGCAAGACCTGGACTATGGGGTCAGGGCCAACCCCTTCAGCAAACATCCTTATAAATCACCCACACCGCTCCTCCCGTCCACCCCCTTAAGCTCAAGTGAGAGCAAATCCCCAGTTTCTCAGGAGGAAACCCCCAATGGCTTTAGCATCCTGGAAACCATTACCGAAGCCTTTTTCGCTGTCGATCGCCAGTGGCGCCTCCTCTATATCAACCGACGGGCCGAAAAACTCTGGAATATCCAGCGCAATCAGGTGACAGATACCAATCTCTGGGAAACATTCCCGGATTTAATCCCATCCGTCTTTGCTGAAGAATGTCACGCCGCCTTTGAAACTCAAAGCTGTCGCCACTTTGAAGAATACTACGACCCTTTAGGGCTCTGGTTGGAAGTTCGCTTGCATCCAGAAGCACAGCGGTTATCGATTTATTTCCGGGATGTCACCCAGTACAAGAAAAACGAGACGGTTTTGATTGAACAAAGCCATCTCTCAATCCTGGTCAGTGCAGTTAGTAGCGCCCTAGCCCAAAGTCAAACCCTAGACGAAAGCCTCGATCGCAGCCTTAAGGCTCTACTGGATCATCTCCAGGCTCGTAGCGCTGGGATTTGGCTAGCCCAGGCCGATGATCCCGATACAACGACCTTTGACCGTACCGACAAACCCCTAACCTTGGTCGAACATACCACAGCCGGGGAGACACTCCCCGAGTTGTTATTCCCCAAAACTACGGTGTTAGGGGCCTCCTGGTTGGGTTGGGTGGCCGAGACTCGCGAACCCTACATTAATAATCGCCTCGATCGCGTTGCCAAAGATTTGGCCCTCGACGTTCCCTTTGAGTCACCGAGTTTAGAACACCCCCTCTTAGATGTAGAGCGGCTGGGAACCTGGGCCCAGGAGTATGATATTCAGGGCTTAGTTCTCTATCCTCTGATTGTTGAGGAGCGGATTCTCGGGGTGCTGCTGATTTGTGCGTCTCATCCCTGGACTGAAGATGCGGTGAGTGTTCTGGATTGGCTGTCGAGTACCATTGGTTTATCCGTTGACCGCGCCTGGGCCCGGGAAGCCTTAGTCAATCGTCGTAAATCCCTGCTATTTCGCCTGGCGGGACAAATCCGTAATTCCCTGGATCTCGATACCATCTTAGATACGGCGGTTCATGAGATTCGTAGCCTACTGCAAATTGACCGCTGTTATTATCTTTGGTGTTCTGGAGAAGGAGAATCTCCCCTAACCCTAGCGGTAACTCATGAAGCCTGTGGGAAAGAGATTCCCAGCTTTTTGGGTGAGAGTTTTATGTCCCAGGCGGAACGATTGGTTCCTAAAATTTGGCAGTTGGAAACGGTGCAGTTGAATGATCTGACTCAGGCCGATGCCGAGACACGAGAGTTTTTAGAACCGTTGGATGTCAAGGCCCAGTTGATTTTACCCCTAGGGACACGCTCCGGGCAATTTGGGGCGATCGCCTGTAGTCATGGAAGTCGTCGCATCTGGAATGATACTGAGGTGGAACTGTTGCAGGCGGTGGTGGATCAGTTGGCGATCGCCATTGATCAAGCGGAACTCTACGCCAAAACCTGTGCGGCGGCCCTCGCGGCTCAAACCCAGGCCCGACAACTGCAAGAGGCCATGGAACACCTCAAGCAAACCGAGGCCCAACTGATTCAACATGAGAAGATGTCCAGTTTGGGGCAGATGGTGGCGGGAATTGCCCATGAAATCAACAACCCCGTCAACTTTATTACCGGCAACATTAGCCACGCCAGCACCTATATTGAAGACTTGTTGGGCTTAATTGACCTCTATCAACGCCATATTCCCAATCCTCCTGAGGAGATTGAGGAGGAAATTGAAGAGATTGACCTAGAGTTTGTCGAGGAAGACTTACCGAAGTTGATTGACTCGATGAAGATGGGAGCCGAACGCATTCGTCAGATTGTCGTTTCCCTGCGGAACTTCTCCCGTCTTGACGAAGCCGACGTAAAGGGCGTCGATATTCATGAAGGGATTGAAAGTACCCTCTTGATTCTCCATAACCGCCTGAAAGGGAAAGGGGAACTTGCACCCATCCGTATTATTAAATATTACGGTGATTTGCCTAAAGTCAACTGTTTTCCGGGACTGCTGAATCAGGTGTTTATGAACATTATCGCCAATGCGATCGATGCGGTGGAGGACGCTGGCTTACGAACTCCTCAATCATCGGAAACCCCAACCATTACGATTTGTACGGAAACAACCTGTAGCGGTTTAACTCCCGAGACCAACACCTGTACTGAGCCAGATAGTGTCACCATTCGGATGCGTGATAATGGGCCGGGAATTAAGTCCCAGATGCTGGAAAAACTATTTGACCCCTTTTTCACCACCAAGTCCGTGGGGAAAGGAACGGGGTTAGGCCTGTCTATTGGCTATCAAATTATTGTGGAGAAACACCGAGGACGCATTTGGTGTGAGTCTGAGCCGGGGAAAGGAACGGAGTTTTTTATACAGATTCCCCTGCATCAACCCGAGTTTGACCGCTAA